A genomic window from Nitrospira defluvii includes:
- a CDS encoding NAD-dependent epimerase/dehydratase family protein, with amino-acid sequence MTSDTSLFVQAQGWLDEDWARMEKTLGPRLEALRGKRILVTGAAGFLGFGFLHFFSYLNRTFLKNGRLSIVAADNYIRGCPRWLTELVAVSPDIQLVRQDITKPWPQSTASRFNFIIHGASIASPKVYRQYPLETLDTNISGLRHMLELAKSHRTESILYFSSSEIYGDPPAHEIPTNEAYRGNVSCIGPRACYDESKRLGETLCYLYYQQHGVPAKIVRPFNNFGPGLRLADGRVLPDFCRDILADRDIVLRSDGSPTRTFCYVSDALTGYLLTLLSRHHAEPFNIGSDSPEISMHDLGRMLLQVAGSARQVIHKPSEEADYLTDNPNRRCPNLAKSRSLLGYTPLVDLRIGLGRMLHWYRHFVDLEELAEDKRVS; translated from the coding sequence ATGACCAGTGATACATCTTTGTTCGTACAGGCACAGGGATGGTTGGATGAAGACTGGGCGAGAATGGAGAAGACGTTGGGCCCTCGATTGGAGGCGTTGCGCGGAAAGCGTATTCTGGTTACGGGAGCAGCGGGCTTTCTCGGGTTTGGGTTTCTTCATTTCTTCTCCTATCTCAATCGGACCTTCTTAAAGAATGGCCGTCTGTCCATCGTCGCCGCTGACAATTATATCCGGGGTTGCCCACGCTGGCTTACTGAATTGGTGGCTGTGAGCCCAGACATACAGCTGGTTCGACAAGATATTACAAAGCCTTGGCCACAGTCGACCGCCTCCCGTTTCAACTTCATCATCCACGGCGCATCTATCGCCAGCCCGAAAGTATATCGTCAATATCCGTTGGAGACGCTAGATACGAATATTTCCGGCTTACGACATATGCTAGAACTCGCTAAAAGTCATCGGACTGAAAGCATCCTCTATTTTAGTTCGAGTGAGATTTATGGTGATCCGCCAGCTCATGAGATTCCAACGAACGAGGCCTACCGTGGCAATGTGTCATGTATTGGTCCTCGGGCGTGTTATGACGAATCCAAGCGTTTAGGTGAGACGCTTTGTTATTTATACTATCAGCAGCATGGCGTGCCTGCGAAGATCGTCCGACCGTTCAATAACTTCGGTCCTGGATTGCGTCTGGCCGACGGCCGCGTCTTGCCTGATTTTTGTCGCGATATCTTAGCAGATCGCGATATCGTCCTTCGATCGGATGGCAGTCCGACCCGTACCTTCTGCTATGTCTCAGATGCACTGACAGGATATCTGCTGACCCTTTTGTCTCGCCATCATGCTGAACCGTTCAACATAGGAAGCGACTCACCTGAAATCTCCATGCATGACCTTGGACGGATGCTGTTGCAGGTGGCCGGTAGTGCGCGGCAGGTTATCCATAAGCCAAGTGAGGAGGCCGACTATCTGACGGATAACCCCAATCGCCGTTGCCCGAATCTCGCGAAGTCTCGATCGCTTCTTGGCTATACTCCGCTTGTCGATCTCAGGATCGGTTTGGGCAGA